A genomic segment from Nicotiana tabacum cultivar K326 chromosome 7, ASM71507v2, whole genome shotgun sequence encodes:
- the LOC107770622 gene encoding uncharacterized protein LOC107770622 → MDFIKGLPNSRRKFNSIWVIVDRLTKSAHFLPVKTTYSAEDYASLYIKEIVRLHGVPFSIISDRGVQFTTNFWRSPIGWFDVGETKLLGPELVQQAVERVLMRFGMKGKLSPRYVGPYQIVQRIGRVAYKLDLPPELEAIHPVFHISMLGKFLGDPSCISPIEDIEISENLSYEEIHVAILDRQIRKLRTKEVASVKVLWRSNHVEEMTWEAEEDMKSRYPHLFESSGDMLETNMAGVAHISTSDS, encoded by the exons atggatttcattaaAGGATTGCCCAATTCTCGCCGTAAGTTCAAttctatttgggtcattgtggataggctgacgaaatcagctcactttctCCCAGTTAAGACCACCTATTCAGCTGAAGACTATGCGAgcctgtatatcaaggaaatagttcgGCTACATGGAGTTCCattttctattatatctgacagaGGTGTCCAATTTAcaactaatttctggag ATCTCCTATTGGCTGGTTTGATGTTGGCGAGACAAAGTTGCTAGGACCTGAATTGGTACAGCAAGCTGTAGAAAGg gttttaatgAGATTTGGTATGAAAGGAAAACTCAGCCCTAGATATGTTGGGCCATATCAGATTGTTCAGAGAATTGGGCGAGTAGCCTACAAACTTGACCTACCACCAGAATTAGAAGCAatccatccggtatttcatatttccatGCTTGGGAAATTCTTAGGTGATCCTTCTTGCATCAGCCCTATTGAGGATATTGAAATTTCCGAGAacttgtcatatgaagaaatacATGTTGCCATTCTTGACCGTCAAATCCGTAAGCTACGGACTAAAGAGGTAGCCTCagtaaaagtactttggaggagcAATCATGTAGAGGAAATGacatgggaggccgaggaggacatgaagTCCAGATACCCTCATTTATTTGAGTCTTCAGGTGATATGCTTGAGACaaatatggcaggtgttgcacaTATATCAACGAGTGACAGTTGA